Proteins from a single region of Caloramator sp. E03:
- a CDS encoding sigma 54-interacting transcriptional regulator, translated as MFKKEVTIGIQEGVHTRIAAEIVNKANELKKKYGTELYIKKSGDTFPVVIGIIAILSLKINKGDTIEISSKGEDFKDQNAVLELYDFISSLCEDKNSISDIDYILKENSIANEQVLESLSIGLIMCDINSSIIYINSSMLKILNKELNDVLGKSIENIIKNINIENVLKDGVSCLGDIKIINDKELAMNISPIILNKDIIGAVATFQDISELVSIKEANVKLKKILESSSDLICFVDEKRKISYINPSYEKYFNIKAEDIIGKDLKDISPKGLRMKAFESKEKIQNMSYEKNGVELISKVEPLFINDKFYGIISISKPVNEIKELIEKLEHSQAELKYYKERFIQHTREEGAFKDIIGTSSSLKEAIFIAKKAANSISTVLIRGESGTGKELIAKAIHNSSDRKDKPFIRINCAAIPENLLESELFGYEKGAFTGAYKNKVGKLTLANEGTVFLDEIGDMPISMQVKLLRVLQEKEFESIGGLTTQKVDIRFIAATNRNLEEMIKKGEFRQDLYYRLNVISISLPSLRDRKMDIGPLTEYFITKLNKKLNKNIKGISKESMDCLLKYDWPGNIRELENIIERAMNICDGDIITLKDLPVFLTHKSTQTEGIINLLVEDMLRFEDYEKEIIKAAMEKYKTYNKAGKVLGLTHRTMALKCQKYGIKKVD; from the coding sequence ATGTTTAAAAAAGAAGTTACAATAGGAATACAAGAAGGAGTTCATACAAGAATTGCAGCTGAAATAGTAAACAAAGCAAACGAGCTCAAAAAAAAATATGGCACAGAACTTTATATTAAAAAATCTGGCGATACTTTCCCTGTTGTAATAGGAATAATTGCAATACTTTCCCTAAAAATTAACAAGGGAGATACAATAGAAATATCATCAAAGGGGGAAGATTTTAAAGATCAAAATGCCGTACTTGAGCTTTATGATTTCATTTCAAGCCTTTGTGAAGACAAGAATTCAATAAGCGATATAGATTATATACTAAAAGAAAACTCAATAGCTAACGAGCAAGTTTTAGAGAGCCTATCCATAGGATTAATAATGTGTGATATAAATTCATCAATAATTTATATAAATAGCTCAATGCTAAAAATATTAAATAAGGAACTAAATGATGTACTTGGTAAAAGCATAGAAAATATTATCAAAAACATAAATATAGAAAATGTTTTAAAAGATGGAGTAAGCTGTTTAGGTGATATAAAAATAATAAACGATAAGGAACTTGCTATGAATATATCCCCAATTATCTTAAATAAGGATATAATCGGAGCTGTTGCTACATTTCAAGATATATCAGAGCTTGTATCCATAAAAGAAGCAAACGTAAAGCTAAAAAAGATATTAGAGTCTTCAAGCGACCTTATATGCTTTGTCGATGAAAAAAGAAAAATAAGTTATATAAATCCTTCTTATGAAAAATACTTTAACATAAAAGCAGAGGATATCATAGGAAAGGATCTTAAAGATATATCTCCAAAAGGGCTTAGAATGAAAGCTTTTGAATCTAAAGAAAAAATTCAAAACATGTCTTATGAGAAAAACGGGGTAGAGCTAATTTCAAAGGTTGAACCCTTGTTTATTAACGATAAGTTCTATGGAATAATCTCCATATCAAAACCTGTAAATGAAATAAAAGAACTTATAGAAAAGCTTGAGCATTCGCAGGCAGAGCTCAAATACTACAAAGAAAGATTCATTCAGCATACAAGAGAAGAAGGTGCCTTTAAAGACATAATTGGCACAAGTTCCTCTCTAAAAGAGGCAATATTTATAGCAAAGAAAGCTGCTAACTCCATATCAACTGTTTTAATAAGAGGTGAAAGTGGTACAGGTAAGGAGCTTATAGCAAAGGCAATACACAACTCAAGCGATAGGAAAGATAAGCCCTTTATAAGAATAAACTGCGCTGCAATACCTGAAAACCTTCTTGAAAGTGAACTCTTTGGATATGAAAAAGGAGCTTTTACAGGTGCATATAAAAACAAGGTTGGAAAATTAACTCTTGCAAACGAAGGCACTGTATTTTTAGATGAAATAGGAGACATGCCAATAAGTATGCAGGTAAAACTCCTTAGAGTTCTTCAAGAAAAAGAATTTGAAAGTATAGGAGGTCTAACTACTCAAAAGGTCGATATAAGATTTATAGCTGCAACAAACAGAAACCTTGAAGAAATGATTAAAAAAGGAGAATTTAGGCAAGACCTATATTATAGACTTAACGTAATATCAATATCACTACCATCTTTAAGAGATAGGAAAATGGACATAGGACCTTTAACTGAATACTTTATTACAAAACTTAATAAAAAGCTAAACAAAAATATAAAAGGAATAAGCAAAGAATCTATGGACTGCCTTTTAAAGTATGACTGGCCAGGAAACATTAGAGAGCTTGAAAATATAATAGAAAGAGCTATGAATATATGCGACGGGGATATAATAACATTAAAGGATTTACCTGTATTTTTAACTCATAAATCCACCCAAACAGAAGGTATAATAAACCTTTTAGTTGAAGATATGCTAAGATTTGAAGATTATGAAAAGGAAATAATAAAAGCTGCAATGGAAAAGTATAAAACCTATAACAAAGCCGGGAAGGTTCTTGGACTAACTCATAGAACAATGGCTCTAAAATGTCAAAAATATGGAATAAAAAAAGTAGACTAA
- a CDS encoding PspC domain-containing protein, which produces MNKKLYRSRTDRMIAGVCGGIAKYFDIDPTFVRLFWVFITLLGGSGVLAYIICAIVIPNEEI; this is translated from the coding sequence ATGAATAAAAAGCTTTATAGATCAAGAACTGATAGAATGATTGCAGGAGTTTGTGGCGGAATTGCAAAGTATTTTGATATTGATCCTACCTTTGTGAGGTTATTTTGGGTATTTATAACTCTTTTAGGTGGATCAGGAGTACTAGCATACATTATATGTGCAATTGTAATTCCAAATGAGGAAATATAA
- a CDS encoding ATP cone domain-containing protein — MKVRKKDGSFQEFNLEKIVRSIEAASDEVGEPMTLSDLNNISKEVEKKLKALYKDEVSYAEIRDTIVNELKSSGFSDVAKSYSDF, encoded by the coding sequence ATGAAGGTTAGAAAAAAGGACGGAAGTTTTCAGGAGTTTAATTTAGAAAAGATAGTGAGAAGTATAGAGGCAGCTTCTGATGAGGTTGGAGAACCAATGACTCTATCAGATTTAAATAATATTTCAAAAGAGGTTGAAAAAAAGCTTAAGGCTTTATACAAGGATGAAGTCTCTTATGCTGAGATAAGGGATACGATTGTAAATGAGCTTAAAAGTAGTGGATTTAGCGATGTTGCAAAATCCTACAGTGATTTTTAA
- a CDS encoding IS1634 family transposase: protein MRLQIVKSKNAASLYVVKSVYEKGNRTSKVVEKLGTYDELLKKLNGQDPIEWGKRYVEELNRKEKEEKREILVKYSPVKQINKDEQHTFNGSYLFLQKIYNELGLQNICKNISDKHKFNFNLNSILSRLIYARIIYPSSKLATYELSKKFIEQPDFELQHIYRALEVISEETDFIQSELYKNSLKVCNRNKGVLYYDCTNYFFEIEQEEGLKQYGVSKEHRPNPIVQMGLFMDGDGIPLAFCINKGNTNEQVTLKPLEQKIISEFGLSKFIICTDAGLASTANRKFNNIQNRAFITTQSIKKLKSHLKEWALDPKGWHLSDSDKVYNLNEINEEADINKIFYKERWIKEDGLEQKLIVTFSLKYRNYQRTIRGNQIERAQEVIDTNPTKLKKCNANDYKRFISKTHYTPDGEVAEKELYSINADLIAQEAMYDGFYAVCTNISDDAAAIIKINRRRWEIEESFRIMKSEFKARPVYLRRDDRIKAHFTTCFISLMIYRLLEKKLSEKYTCSDIISGLREMNFYEIKNEGYIPIYTRTDFTDDLHDKFGFRTDYQIINMKQMKKIFKDTKK from the coding sequence ATGAGATTACAAATTGTTAAATCAAAAAATGCAGCATCCTTATACGTAGTTAAATCTGTTTATGAAAAAGGCAATCGTACTTCAAAAGTAGTTGAGAAGCTTGGCACTTATGATGAACTTTTAAAAAAACTAAACGGACAAGACCCTATAGAATGGGGGAAGAGGTACGTTGAAGAGTTAAATAGAAAAGAAAAAGAAGAGAAAAGAGAAATATTAGTAAAATACTCGCCTGTTAAACAAATTAACAAAGACGAACAGCATACTTTTAATGGTAGTTACTTGTTTTTACAAAAAATATATAACGAGCTTGGGCTGCAAAATATCTGTAAAAATATTTCGGATAAACATAAATTTAATTTTAATCTAAATTCAATACTATCAAGATTAATTTATGCAAGAATTATTTATCCATCATCTAAGCTTGCTACATACGAACTATCAAAAAAATTTATTGAGCAGCCTGATTTTGAGCTTCAGCATATTTATAGAGCTTTAGAAGTAATTTCAGAAGAAACAGATTTTATTCAGTCAGAATTATATAAGAACAGTCTTAAAGTTTGCAATCGTAATAAAGGAGTTCTCTATTATGACTGCACCAACTATTTCTTTGAAATTGAACAGGAAGAAGGATTAAAACAGTATGGAGTATCGAAGGAACATAGACCCAATCCAATTGTTCAAATGGGACTTTTCATGGATGGAGACGGCATCCCCCTTGCATTTTGTATAAACAAAGGTAATACTAATGAACAAGTAACTTTAAAACCTTTAGAGCAAAAAATTATATCCGAATTTGGGCTTTCAAAATTTATCATTTGTACAGATGCAGGGCTTGCATCTACAGCAAACAGAAAATTTAATAATATACAAAATCGAGCTTTTATTACTACACAATCTATTAAAAAATTAAAATCACATTTAAAAGAATGGGCGTTAGACCCCAAAGGATGGCATCTTAGCGATTCAGACAAAGTATATAATTTAAACGAAATTAACGAAGAAGCAGATATTAATAAAATTTTTTATAAGGAACGCTGGATAAAAGAAGACGGGCTTGAACAAAAACTTATTGTAACATTTTCCTTGAAATATAGAAACTATCAAAGAACTATAAGAGGTAACCAAATAGAGAGAGCTCAAGAGGTTATTGATACCAATCCTACAAAATTGAAGAAATGTAATGCTAATGATTACAAACGCTTTATTTCAAAGACTCACTACACACCTGACGGTGAAGTAGCTGAAAAAGAATTATACAGCATTAATGCTGATTTAATAGCACAAGAGGCAATGTATGATGGTTTTTACGCAGTATGTACAAATATAAGTGATGATGCTGCCGCAATTATAAAAATTAATAGAAGGCGTTGGGAAATAGAAGAGTCCTTCCGTATTATGAAATCAGAGTTTAAGGCAAGACCAGTATATTTAAGAAGAGATGATAGAATAAAAGCGCATTTTACAACTTGTTTCATTTCCCTGATGATATATAGGCTATTAGAAAAAAAGCTTTCAGAAAAATATACGTGTAGCGATATTATATCAGGACTTAGAGAAATGAATTTTTATGAGATTAAGAATGAGGGCTATATTCCAATATATACAAGGACTGATTTTACAGATGATTTACATGACAAATTTGGCTTTAGAACGGATTATCAAATAATTAATATGAAACAAATGAAGAAAATTTTTAAAGACACGAAAAAATAA
- a CDS encoding [Fe-Fe] hydrogenase large subunit C-terminal domain-containing protein → MNTIRFKEANCKNCYKCIRSCPVKAISFNNDQAQIMEDSCILCGNCLKVCPQNAKSVVDEIEKVKRFIEKKYKVYASIAPSFTAAFNTKSAKAIYNAIKKLGFAYIEETAIGAAKVSQEYEKLISNGKMKNIISTACPVIVLLAEKYYPEVLEYLAPVVSPMIAHAKIMKKLYGDDIKVVFIGPCLAKKEEYKDGENEKFIDAVITFEELQRWMDTEGISLIDEDEEEGSEKLNARFYPLVGGILKTIENKEKSNYRFISIDGIENCMKTFEAIKNGRAFGYFIEMNSCYGGCINGPCINNDDYSYINAMDKVLNYIEKANKVENISKFDIEIDLHKEFFNKMKCNDIPDEKTIRSILRKIGKFKKEDELNCGACGYSSCREKAIAVYNNKANLHMCLPYMREKAESLSNIIINSSPNAILALNRELYIHEANNAAYRIFNIENINLVGKNVYDFFDCPDFAIVKDTEKNILNQKYHYEKFDVTVEQSIIYVKDQDAIIIIMKDITKEEKSNKQLNKVRSETVEIAQKVIEKQMRVAQEIASLLGETTAETKVALTKLKDIIVTEMGEEI, encoded by the coding sequence ATGAATACAATAAGATTCAAAGAAGCAAACTGTAAAAACTGCTACAAGTGTATAAGAAGCTGTCCTGTAAAAGCCATATCTTTTAATAATGACCAGGCTCAAATAATGGAAGACAGCTGTATACTATGTGGAAATTGTCTTAAAGTATGTCCACAAAATGCTAAAAGCGTAGTGGATGAAATAGAAAAGGTGAAGAGATTTATTGAAAAGAAATATAAGGTTTATGCAAGTATTGCTCCATCGTTTACAGCAGCTTTTAATACAAAAAGTGCAAAAGCTATATATAATGCTATTAAAAAGCTTGGTTTTGCATATATAGAAGAAACAGCAATTGGCGCCGCAAAAGTTTCACAGGAGTATGAAAAATTAATTAGTAATGGGAAAATGAAGAATATAATTTCAACAGCTTGTCCTGTAATTGTTTTACTTGCAGAGAAATATTATCCTGAAGTATTAGAGTACCTTGCACCAGTAGTATCGCCTATGATTGCCCATGCAAAGATAATGAAAAAACTATATGGTGATGATATTAAAGTTGTTTTTATAGGACCTTGTCTTGCTAAAAAGGAAGAATACAAAGATGGAGAAAATGAAAAATTTATTGATGCAGTAATAACCTTTGAGGAATTACAAAGGTGGATGGATACAGAAGGTATTAGTTTGATAGATGAGGACGAAGAGGAAGGTTCTGAAAAGCTTAATGCAAGGTTTTATCCTCTTGTTGGAGGAATTCTTAAGACTATTGAAAATAAGGAAAAAAGCAATTACAGGTTTATAAGCATTGATGGAATAGAAAACTGTATGAAAACTTTTGAAGCTATTAAAAATGGCAGAGCTTTTGGTTACTTTATTGAGATGAATAGCTGTTATGGTGGGTGTATTAATGGTCCTTGCATAAACAATGATGATTATAGTTATATCAATGCTATGGATAAAGTTTTAAACTATATAGAAAAAGCAAATAAAGTTGAAAACATTAGTAAATTCGATATTGAGATTGATTTGCATAAAGAATTTTTTAATAAAATGAAGTGTAATGATATACCTGATGAAAAGACTATAAGAAGTATATTAAGAAAAATAGGCAAGTTTAAAAAGGAGGACGAATTAAACTGTGGTGCCTGCGGATATTCAAGCTGCAGGGAGAAGGCAATTGCAGTGTATAACAATAAAGCCAACCTTCACATGTGCCTTCCTTATATGAGGGAGAAGGCAGAATCACTATCAAACATAATTATAAACTCCTCTCCTAATGCTATATTAGCTTTAAACAGGGAGCTTTATATTCATGAAGCAAATAATGCAGCATATAGGATATTTAATATTGAAAACATCAACTTGGTTGGTAAAAATGTTTATGATTTTTTTGACTGTCCTGATTTTGCTATTGTAAAAGATACTGAAAAGAATATATTAAACCAAAAATATCATTATGAAAAATTTGATGTAACAGTTGAGCAGTCTATTATATACGTAAAAGATCAGGATGCTATTATAATTATAATGAAGGATATTACAAAGGAAGAAAAAAGTAATAAACAGCTTAATAAAGTTCGAAGTGAAACAGTTGAAATTGCTCAAAAGGTTATAGAAAAGCAGATGAGAGTAGCTCAGGAGATTGCCAGTTTACTTGGAGAAACTACTGCGGAAACAAAGGTTGCATTAACAAAACTAAAGGATATAATAGTAACTGAGATGGGTGAAGAAATATGA
- a CDS encoding DUF1836 domain-containing protein, which produces MNNIDKILERVKEFNILEYEDLPLYDLYLSQVTDYLNDKFDENYTNNIIQNYIKAQIISKPEDGKKRGYTKDHLIQLILLSYMRPILSAEEIKKVFNLAFNDINTSSDDIMTWENTYKIFTELQKESLKNFTEKNKEIKEKLIKIIKENNIDKENFERIFVFLTVLNLIAQATASKKIAQKIVDEYMKK; this is translated from the coding sequence ATGAATAATATAGATAAAATTTTAGAAAGGGTAAAGGAATTTAATATATTAGAATATGAAGATCTCCCCCTTTATGATCTATATTTATCACAAGTTACTGATTATCTTAACGATAAATTTGATGAAAACTATACAAATAATATTATTCAAAACTATATAAAAGCACAAATAATATCAAAACCCGAAGATGGAAAAAAACGTGGCTATACAAAGGATCATCTCATTCAGCTAATACTTTTAAGTTACATGAGACCAATACTTTCAGCTGAGGAAATAAAAAAAGTATTTAATCTAGCATTTAATGACATTAACACTTCCTCTGATGATATTATGACTTGGGAAAACACATACAAAATTTTTACTGAGCTTCAAAAGGAAAGCCTTAAAAATTTTACTGAAAAGAATAAAGAAATTAAAGAAAAACTCATTAAAATAATAAAAGAAAATAATATTGATAAGGAAAATTTTGAAAGGATATTCGTATTTTTAACAGTACTCAATCTAATAGCCCAAGCTACTGCATCCAAAAAAATAGCTCAAAAAATAGTTGATGAATATATGAAAAAATAA
- a CDS encoding (2Fe-2S) ferredoxin domain-containing protein, whose amino-acid sequence MLSVYICVGSSCHLKGSYQIMKIFQDIIKEMHLEDKVELKASFCLGNCTKGVSIKVGEEVIGNVTPENAKEKFKEHILMRV is encoded by the coding sequence GTGTTAAGTGTTTATATATGTGTAGGAAGTTCATGCCATCTTAAAGGTTCCTATCAAATAATGAAGATATTTCAAGATATTATTAAAGAAATGCATCTTGAGGATAAGGTTGAACTTAAAGCTTCTTTTTGCCTTGGAAACTGTACAAAAGGAGTTTCTATTAAGGTTGGGGAAGAAGTAATAGGCAATGTAACGCCTGAAAATGCTAAGGAAAAATTTAAAGAGCATATTTTGATGAGGGTTTGA
- a CDS encoding HPr family phosphocarrier protein — protein sequence MVSKEVTVLNATGIHARPAAIFVKTASGFKADVNVSKDGKTVSAKSIIGVLSLCINKGSKITITANGEDEGEALAALVNLVDSKFGEE from the coding sequence ATGGTATCAAAAGAAGTAACAGTATTAAACGCAACAGGAATACACGCAAGACCAGCAGCGATATTTGTTAAGACAGCATCTGGTTTTAAAGCTGATGTAAATGTAAGCAAAGATGGTAAAACAGTTTCTGCTAAATCTATAATTGGAGTTTTAAGCCTTTGTATAAATAAAGGCTCAAAAATAACTATAACTGCAAATGGAGAAGATGAAGGGGAAGCTTTAGCTGCTTTAGTTAATCTTGTTGATTCTAAGTTTGGAGAGGAATAA
- a CDS encoding SpoIIE family protein phosphatase, whose product MSFFIDADYESINKYNEELCGDRVEIIRNKDSIVVVLADGLGSGVKANILSTLTSKIIGTMLSKGSSIDEAVETIAKTLPVCKERGIAYSTFSILEIFNNGEGYLVEFDNPSIIRLKNGKYVQLLKNQRIVYDKKIYETRFKIDLDDTFIMISDGAVHAGIGQLLNLGWQWENIKEYTERMYKKELSAKSFARLLVSVCDNLYGQKPGDDTTVAVVRVRKAQNMNILIGPPADKELDNYVVNKFISSTGKKIVCGGTTSQIVCRVLNRELKVNLNYINPAIPPTAEIDGIDLTCEGVLTISKALEHVKRYISSKDASHNFFYLEKGDGASRLAKMLIEEGTSIHFFVGRAINPAHQNPEFPLDLGLKLKLVNDMVEYLKLLGKEVIVDYF is encoded by the coding sequence ATGAGCTTTTTTATAGATGCAGATTATGAGAGTATAAATAAATATAATGAAGAGCTTTGTGGAGATAGGGTTGAAATAATAAGAAATAAAGATTCTATAGTTGTAGTCCTTGCAGATGGCCTTGGAAGCGGGGTTAAGGCAAATATACTATCAACTTTAACAAGCAAAATAATAGGCACAATGCTTTCAAAGGGTTCAAGCATTGATGAGGCAGTTGAGACTATAGCTAAAACCCTTCCTGTATGTAAAGAAAGGGGGATTGCCTATTCAACATTTTCTATACTTGAAATATTTAATAATGGAGAAGGATATCTTGTAGAATTTGATAACCCTTCTATAATAAGGCTAAAAAATGGCAAATATGTGCAACTTCTTAAAAATCAAAGGATTGTTTATGATAAAAAAATATATGAAACAAGATTTAAAATAGATTTAGATGATACATTTATTATGATTAGTGATGGTGCTGTTCATGCAGGAATTGGGCAGCTTCTTAATTTAGGTTGGCAATGGGAAAATATTAAAGAATATACAGAGAGGATGTATAAAAAGGAGCTGTCTGCTAAAAGTTTTGCAAGGCTTTTAGTAAGTGTTTGTGATAATCTTTACGGGCAAAAACCAGGTGATGATACAACAGTTGCTGTAGTAAGGGTTAGAAAGGCCCAAAACATGAACATTTTAATAGGCCCTCCTGCTGATAAGGAACTTGATAATTATGTTGTTAATAAATTTATAAGCAGCACAGGGAAGAAAATTGTATGTGGAGGAACAACCTCCCAAATAGTTTGTAGAGTTCTTAATAGGGAACTAAAAGTCAATCTAAACTATATAAATCCTGCAATCCCCCCAACAGCAGAAATTGATGGTATAGATTTAACCTGTGAGGGTGTTCTTACTATTAGCAAGGCTCTTGAACATGTTAAACGTTATATATCCTCAAAGGATGCTTCTCACAACTTTTTTTATTTGGAGAAGGGTGATGGAGCATCAAGACTTGCAAAAATGCTTATAGAAGAAGGTACGAGTATACATTTTTTTGTTGGACGAGCTATAAACCCTGCACACCAGAACCCTGAATTTCCTTTAGATTTAGGATTGAAGTTAAAACTTGTAAACGATATGGTTGAGTATTTAAAACTACTTGGTAAGGAGGTTATTGTTGATTACTTTTAA
- a CDS encoding aminopeptidase — protein sequence MADPRLNKLAKLLVNYSTKVKKGDFVFVSCEDIASPWMAEVVKEAVKAGAHVETMLTCQEVQEQILKNATDEQLLEEHFILKYALEKADVWLTAWGTKNTRANSNIDSNKLQLRSKGAASWRKIYSSRMGDGSLRWCGTQYPTYADAQEANMSLSEYEDFVYGAGLLDKDDPIAEWERISSQQERWVKYLDSKKQLHIISEGTDIKVNIEGRKWINCDGRVNFPDGEIFTSPVDIGTDGYITFSFPGIYMGKEIEGIKLYVENGIVVKAEAKKGEDLLHALLDIDEGAKKFGEVAIGTNYGIQKFTRNMLFDEKIGGTVHFAIGDSMPEAGGINKSAIHWDMLCDMRNGGKIYADGELFYENGKFIENVLK from the coding sequence ATGGCTGATCCAAGACTTAATAAATTAGCAAAATTATTAGTTAACTATTCTACAAAAGTTAAAAAGGGGGATTTTGTATTTGTTTCCTGTGAAGATATAGCAAGTCCTTGGATGGCAGAAGTTGTTAAAGAAGCTGTCAAAGCTGGAGCTCATGTAGAAACCATGCTAACATGCCAGGAAGTTCAGGAACAAATACTTAAAAATGCTACAGATGAGCAATTATTAGAAGAACATTTCATATTAAAATATGCCCTTGAAAAGGCTGACGTTTGGCTTACAGCTTGGGGAACTAAAAATACAAGGGCAAATTCAAATATTGATTCTAATAAATTGCAATTACGTTCAAAGGGTGCTGCAAGCTGGAGAAAGATTTATTCTTCAAGAATGGGTGATGGAAGTCTCAGATGGTGTGGTACTCAGTACCCAACTTATGCAGATGCTCAAGAAGCAAACATGAGCCTTAGTGAATATGAAGATTTTGTATATGGAGCAGGACTTTTAGATAAAGATGACCCAATAGCTGAATGGGAAAGAATAAGTAGCCAGCAGGAAAGATGGGTTAAATATCTTGATAGTAAAAAACAGCTACATATAATTTCTGAAGGAACTGATATAAAAGTAAATATTGAAGGAAGAAAATGGATTAATTGTGATGGAAGAGTGAACTTCCCAGATGGAGAAATATTTACATCACCAGTAGATATAGGAACAGACGGATACATAACTTTTTCCTTCCCTGGAATATATATGGGGAAGGAAATTGAAGGTATAAAGCTTTATGTTGAAAATGGAATAGTTGTAAAGGCTGAAGCAAAAAAAGGGGAAGACCTTCTTCATGCTTTATTAGATATAGATGAAGGAGCAAAGAAGTTTGGAGAAGTTGCTATAGGCACTAATTATGGAATTCAAAAATTTACAAGGAATATGCTCTTTGATGAGAAAATTGGTGGAACTGTGCATTTTGCTATCGGGGATTCTATGCCAGAAGCCGGCGGTATTAACAAGTCTGCTATACATTGGGATATGCTCTGCGATATGAGAAATGGCGGTAAAATATATGCAGACGGTGAACTCTTCTATGAAAATGGAAAATTCATTGAAAACGTTTTAAAATAA
- a CDS encoding MalY/PatB family protein, giving the protein MKYDFDKIIERKNTNCVKWDTLKERFGSNDILPMWVADMDFEVAPEIIEAIKKRTEHGIFGYTIRPQTYYESIINWVKKRHSWEINREWLGFSPGVVPALAIAVLSFTDIGDKIIIQPPIYPPFFKVIKNNGRQIVENPLKLQDGKFVMDFDDLESKIDSKVKMLMLCSPHNPVGRVWDKDELEKLSNICLKHNIIIVSDEIHSDIVYKDKKHIPIASLNEAVLQNTITFIAPSKTFNIAGLSTSATIIPNKKLRDKFENTIESLEISSSNVFGIVALESAYKYGEEWLDELLKYLEGNINLLMDFARSNSHKVNITKPEGTYLAWLNFKNLNIKHDELVEFMIKKAKVGLNSGLDFGSQGEGFLRLNFACPRILLEEGLYRIEKALK; this is encoded by the coding sequence ATGAAATATGATTTTGACAAAATAATAGAAAGAAAAAATACAAATTGCGTAAAGTGGGATACTTTAAAAGAAAGATTTGGAAGTAACGATATACTGCCCATGTGGGTTGCTGATATGGATTTTGAAGTTGCACCTGAAATAATTGAAGCAATTAAAAAAAGAACAGAGCATGGTATTTTTGGATATACAATCAGGCCACAAACATATTATGAATCTATAATAAACTGGGTAAAAAAACGCCATAGCTGGGAAATAAATCGCGAATGGTTAGGATTCTCTCCAGGAGTCGTACCTGCACTTGCCATTGCAGTTCTATCCTTTACTGATATAGGCGATAAAATTATAATCCAGCCTCCAATCTATCCTCCTTTTTTTAAAGTAATAAAAAACAATGGAAGACAAATTGTAGAAAATCCTTTAAAATTACAGGATGGAAAGTTTGTGATGGATTTTGATGATCTTGAAAGTAAAATAGATTCAAAGGTTAAAATGCTCATGCTTTGCAGCCCTCACAATCCAGTTGGTAGAGTATGGGATAAAGATGAGCTTGAAAAACTTTCAAATATATGTTTAAAACATAATATAATTATTGTATCTGACGAAATTCATTCTGATATAGTGTATAAAGATAAAAAGCACATACCTATAGCATCTTTAAATGAAGCAGTACTTCAAAATACTATAACATTTATTGCTCCAAGTAAAACATTTAATATTGCAGGACTTTCAACATCAGCGACTATAATTCCTAACAAAAAATTAAGAGATAAATTTGAAAATACAATTGAAAGCCTCGAAATAAGCTCAAGCAATGTTTTCGGAATTGTAGCACTTGAATCAGCCTATAAATATGGAGAAGAATGGCTTGACGAATTATTAAAATATCTTGAGGGAAATATTAACCTATTAATGGATTTTGCTCGCTCAAACTCACACAAAGTAAATATAACAAAACCGGAAGGTACATATCTTGCCTGGCTTAACTTTAAAAATCTTAACATAAAACATGATGAACTTGTAGAATTTATGATTAAAAAAGCAAAGGTTGGCCTTAACAGTGGGCTTGATTTTGGAAGTCAAGGTGAGGGCTTTTTAAGGCTTAATTTTGCTTGTCCAAGGATTTTACTTGAGGAAGGACTATATAGAATTGAAAAGGCATTAAAATAG